In the Methanomassiliicoccales archaeon genome, one interval contains:
- the asnS gene encoding asparagine--tRNA ligase, producing MCEPVPISKIFSNPEVNKKVCIRGWIYRTRSSGSIIFTVIRDATGIIQVTAKKGVVSDDAFNAASSASIESSVIVLGTLAEDKRAPGGFEIRAHEFKLIGLADPFPITEYQSEELLLDKRHLWIRSREQNAIMKIKATALEGAREWLKENDFVEVTPPIFTTNACEGGVTLFKLDYFGKQAYLSQSAQMYLEALIFALERVWSLTPSFRAEKSRTPRHLTEYWHLELEEAWVENEGNMNIQEELVTAIVEKVLSERTEELKLLNRNIEQLKAVCPPFKKIRYEKVIDLLRSKGFEISYGCDLGAPEERAVTEDELVPVFITNYPKECKAFYMKEDPDDPRTYKCSDLIAPQGYGEIIGGSERETDVNKLIERLDAMCIPRENYEWYLDLRRYGSVPHSGFGMGVERLVRWICGIEHIRDVIPFPRTPTRVYP from the coding sequence ATGTGCGAGCCAGTTCCGATATCGAAGATATTTTCAAATCCTGAAGTAAACAAAAAAGTATGCATAAGGGGATGGATTTATAGAACACGCTCGAGCGGCTCGATAATATTCACTGTTATCCGGGACGCTACAGGCATCATCCAGGTCACCGCAAAGAAAGGCGTAGTTTCTGATGATGCTTTTAACGCAGCATCTTCGGCCTCGATCGAATCTTCTGTAATTGTGTTAGGAACATTGGCAGAAGATAAGAGGGCTCCGGGCGGATTTGAAATCAGAGCTCATGAATTCAAGTTGATTGGGCTCGCGGATCCCTTTCCCATCACGGAATACCAGAGTGAAGAATTGCTACTTGACAAGCGGCATCTTTGGATTCGTTCCAGAGAGCAGAATGCCATTATGAAAATTAAGGCCACGGCACTTGAAGGCGCAAGAGAATGGTTAAAAGAGAATGACTTTGTAGAGGTAACGCCGCCAATTTTCACAACAAATGCCTGTGAAGGCGGAGTAACTCTATTCAAACTAGATTATTTTGGAAAGCAGGCATATTTGAGTCAAAGCGCTCAGATGTACCTTGAAGCACTCATATTTGCGCTTGAGCGGGTATGGTCTTTGACTCCGTCATTTCGCGCAGAAAAATCAAGGACACCAAGGCATCTTACTGAGTACTGGCATTTGGAACTCGAGGAAGCTTGGGTAGAGAACGAGGGTAATATGAATATTCAGGAAGAACTTGTCACGGCAATCGTTGAAAAGGTGCTTTCTGAACGCACTGAGGAATTGAAATTGCTCAACAGGAATATCGAACAATTAAAGGCAGTTTGTCCGCCTTTTAAGAAAATCAGATATGAGAAAGTTATTGATCTGTTGCGATCAAAAGGGTTCGAGATTTCCTATGGCTGCGATCTCGGTGCACCCGAGGAGCGTGCGGTAACTGAAGACGAGCTCGTCCCAGTATTTATCACGAATTATCCGAAAGAGTGTAAGGCATTTTACATGAAAGAAGATCCAGATGATCCGAGGACTTACAAATGCTCCGATCTTATCGCCCCGCAGGGTTACGGAGAAATTATCGGTGGAAGTGAAAGGGAGACTGATGTAAACAAGCTGATAGAAAGACTCGATGCCATGTGCATACCAAGAGAGAATTACGAATGGTATTTAGATCTAAGGCGATACGGAAGCGTCCCCCATTCAGGCTTTGGAATGGGGGTGGAGAGGCTAGTGCGGTGGATTTGTGGCATCGAGCATATCAGAGATGTTATTCCTTTTCCCAGGACACCTACGCGTGTCTATCCATAA
- a CDS encoding GNAT family N-acetyltransferase — MSKNEIRRREPINDLNNGLHIKVKEASVANINEIESIEKLCFSPEERFDRSLLEAILRNRNFITFIAEVEGSVAGYATMHFSRVSIDSMIVSIAVFPRFRRKGVGTALMRALEKKSVKMGSTRIVLQVNTRNAGALYFYEKLGFYQKCILRDYYGPGIDAFLMEKHVKC; from the coding sequence ATGTCCAAGAATGAAATACGACGCAGGGAACCTATTAATGATTTGAACAACGGACTTCATATTAAAGTAAAAGAGGCATCAGTTGCAAACATCAATGAAATAGAATCTATTGAAAAATTATGTTTTAGCCCCGAGGAGCGGTTCGATCGGTCTCTCCTCGAAGCGATCCTCAGGAATCGCAATTTTATCACTTTTATTGCGGAAGTGGAAGGCTCCGTCGCGGGTTATGCCACGATGCACTTTTCTAGAGTATCTATCGATTCAATGATTGTGTCTATAGCAGTCTTCCCTCGTTTCAGGAGAAAAGGCGTTGGTACGGCATTAATGCGCGCATTAGAGAAAAAGTCGGTCAAAATGGGTTCGACTAGAATCGTCCTCCAGGTTAATACAAGGAATGCTGGTGCATTGTATTTTTACGAAAAACTTGGATTCTATCAAAAATGCATATTAAGAGACTATTATGGACCTGGTATAGATGCATTTCTTATGGAAAAACATGTCAAATGCTGA
- a CDS encoding UPF0147 family protein — protein sequence MDQNAKLKQIIEILDQLAEDTSVPRNIRRGATQAKERLLQQNEALDVRAASAIFILDELANDPNIPLHGRTLIWNIISQLETVS from the coding sequence ATGGATCAAAATGCAAAGCTCAAACAAATCATTGAAATTCTTGATCAGTTGGCTGAAGATACTTCTGTTCCGAGGAATATTAGAAGGGGAGCAACGCAGGCGAAAGAGCGTCTTCTTCAGCAGAATGAAGCACTCGATGTAAGAGCGGCGAGTGCTATTTTCATTCTTGATGAACTTGCGAATGATCCTAACATTCCCCTCCATGGCAGAACTCTGATTTGGAACATAATTAGCCAGTTGGAAACCGTAAGCTAA
- a CDS encoding Lrp/AsnC ligand binding domain-containing protein: MSGGVLLQDKGKPDYDSVMSSYYGDDQVTSLINLKIDTKEADAIAECLSEYEVVEDVFLVTGDADIIAKVKFQNYNQLKRFLVEKIANIRGIKEIKTMMVVMTFKERGEMKTEQQNGSDSESPKE, translated from the coding sequence ATGAGTGGAGGTGTTTTATTGCAGGACAAAGGGAAGCCGGATTATGATAGCGTTATGTCGAGCTACTACGGTGATGACCAGGTAACATCATTAATCAATCTAAAAATCGATACAAAAGAAGCGGATGCGATAGCAGAGTGTTTATCCGAATATGAAGTGGTCGAGGATGTATTTCTCGTTACTGGGGATGCGGATATCATTGCAAAAGTGAAATTTCAAAATTACAATCAGCTCAAACGCTTTCTCGTAGAGAAGATTGCCAACATCCGTGGAATAAAAGAAATAAAGACGATGATGGTCGTAATGACTTTCAAAGAAAGGGGCGAGATGAAGACCGAACAACAAAACGGTTCGGACTCTGAGTCCCCAAAAGAATGA
- a CDS encoding M42 family metallopeptidase: protein MLEELVELLRVPGVSGFESRIRESIRSKVDSICDTRVDGMGNLYATIGSGNNHLLLVAHMDEVGMVVSKIEENGFLRFRKVGGIDDRTLLGRVVTVYTRCGELKGVIGVLPPHLMKDPASEMKEVPSADDMVIDVGCQSKKEAEEACISIMDPIIFDKNIIQMRNEVLCARSLDDRVGCLALIEVLRKIERVDKLKMTFVWSVQEEVGLRGARVAALKERPDFVIAVDTCSATDFPCAPEHLEKIALGSGPVVRYMDNKSIASPAFVDFVRNLAERENIPIQIGISGGSTDGAVAQEFGSVMVPLCVPVRYTHSPVECVHLMDVKNLVILLEKIIKSFEEGMPTGGLI, encoded by the coding sequence ATGCTGGAAGAGCTGGTTGAGTTGTTGAGGGTGCCGGGTGTTTCTGGATTTGAATCAAGGATAAGAGAGAGTATAAGAAGTAAGGTTGATTCGATCTGCGATACTCGAGTTGATGGGATGGGCAACTTGTATGCAACAATTGGAAGTGGGAATAACCACCTGCTTCTTGTTGCGCATATGGATGAAGTTGGAATGGTCGTATCGAAGATTGAAGAGAACGGCTTTTTGCGTTTCAGAAAGGTCGGCGGAATCGATGATCGCACGCTTCTTGGTCGAGTCGTCACCGTTTATACAAGGTGTGGGGAGCTCAAAGGCGTCATTGGCGTGCTTCCACCGCATCTCATGAAAGATCCGGCATCAGAAATGAAAGAAGTACCATCTGCTGATGACATGGTCATCGATGTGGGTTGCCAATCAAAAAAGGAGGCTGAAGAGGCGTGTATTTCTATAATGGATCCGATCATCTTTGACAAGAATATAATCCAAATGCGAAACGAAGTTTTGTGCGCACGTAGCCTTGACGATAGAGTCGGCTGCCTAGCCCTCATAGAGGTGCTCCGTAAAATCGAAAGAGTCGATAAACTCAAGATGACATTTGTCTGGAGTGTTCAGGAGGAGGTCGGATTAAGAGGCGCCCGAGTAGCCGCGTTAAAAGAGAGACCGGATTTTGTGATCGCGGTTGATACCTGTTCTGCAACTGACTTTCCGTGTGCACCTGAGCATCTTGAGAAAATTGCACTTGGCTCTGGACCGGTGGTGAGGTATATGGATAATAAATCAATTGCATCGCCAGCATTTGTCGATTTCGTTAGAAACCTCGCTGAACGCGAGAATATACCAATACAGATAGGAATCAGCGGAGGCAGTACGGATGGAGCGGTTGCACAGGAATTTGGATCGGTAATGGTTCCTCTATGCGTTCCGGTGCGATATACCCACTCCCCTGTCGAATGTGTTCATCTTATGGATGTAAAGAACCTCGTAATCCTGCTTGAAAAGATCATCAAATCATTTGAAGAAGGAATGCCAACAGGAGGCTTGATATGA
- a CDS encoding M20/M25/M40 family metallo-hydrolase, producing MKDRILPLLLDLLSIKSDFQSDKMLIVDFVRKTLKDKGFETSVCGDRSNPCLIASWGSGGIAFSGHLDTVPVGSGWSRSQGEIVGGKVYGRGTTDMKGAAAAMICAAETLKELNVPSTILFTTDEEEKMLGAIELSKHKLVTSAPAIIICEPTDLNVACREKGVFRFKLITKGKAAHSSQCWLGENAIFKMHMLLSRLLDLAETPNGPTSNMTVCFTTIRGGTKDNVVPDRCETEIDIRFPSPSTLAGVERLIRDRLKGLDHEVEVIYGLEPFESDTNSSVARFLTSYLNSRIVDVPYATEAPRYLPSNRSIFICGPGSPSLAHVADEYVEIRALEKMYSALVELGRKITSRDDYG from the coding sequence ATGAAAGATAGAATACTTCCACTTCTTCTCGATCTACTATCTATCAAAAGTGATTTCCAATCAGACAAGATGCTTATTGTGGACTTCGTAAGGAAAACGCTCAAAGATAAAGGATTCGAAACCTCAGTTTGCGGGGACCGGTCGAATCCATGTCTCATTGCATCCTGGGGAAGTGGCGGGATCGCGTTTTCTGGTCACCTTGACACAGTACCTGTTGGAAGCGGCTGGTCGAGAAGTCAAGGAGAAATTGTCGGGGGCAAAGTATATGGAAGAGGTACTACAGACATGAAGGGTGCTGCAGCCGCGATGATATGTGCCGCTGAAACTCTCAAGGAATTAAACGTCCCTAGTACCATTCTCTTCACAACGGATGAAGAGGAGAAGATGCTCGGTGCGATAGAGTTGAGCAAACATAAGTTGGTGACGTCGGCACCGGCGATCATTATTTGTGAGCCGACAGATCTCAACGTGGCTTGTAGAGAGAAGGGCGTTTTTCGATTCAAGTTGATTACAAAAGGTAAAGCCGCACATTCGAGCCAATGCTGGCTTGGGGAGAATGCGATCTTCAAAATGCATATGCTCCTTTCGAGGTTGTTGGATCTTGCGGAAACGCCGAATGGGCCAACTAGTAATATGACAGTATGTTTCACGACCATTAGAGGTGGTACTAAAGACAATGTTGTCCCAGATAGATGCGAGACAGAGATTGACATACGCTTTCCTTCGCCTTCAACTCTAGCGGGCGTTGAAAGGCTTATTAGAGATCGCTTGAAAGGGCTGGACCATGAAGTTGAAGTGATTTATGGGCTCGAGCCTTTTGAATCGGATACGAATTCATCCGTCGCACGATTCCTCACGAGTTATCTCAACTCGAGAATAGTAGATGTTCCGTATGCCACAGAAGCGCCTCGATATCTTCCGTCGAATCGATCGATATTCATATGCGGTCCAGGAAGCCCGTCACTTGCTCACGTTGCGGATGAATACGTTGAAATCCGGGCTCTGGAGAAAATGTACTCAGCCCTGGTTGAATTAGGCCGGAAAATCACCTCGCGAGATGATTATGGATAG